In a genomic window of Mycolicibacterium neoaurum VKM Ac-1815D:
- a CDS encoding acetyl-CoA acetyltransferase has translation MTIDPRTPVLVGFGQTNQREESATTEPVDLMEAAARAAADPRVLAAVDSVRIVNLLSWRYRDPGLLLAQRIGAASAATRYTPIGGNVPQSLVNQACLDIQQGRNDVVLISGGETWRSRTRLRARGEKLTGTKQDESVPLAPGSDEEFALAGPGELRIHLDRPSFVYPMFEQALRIAAGAAPVEHQRRIGELWSRFSAVAATNPHAWNREPLSAEEIANPGPKNRMISTPYTKLMNSNNMVDQGAALILMSAEKATYLQIPTERWVFPYAGTDAHDTYEISHRAEFHGSPAIRIGGLTALELAQTDLADIALVDVYSCFPSAVQVAANELGLALDDPRRPLTVTGGLTFAGGPWNNYVTHSIATMAERLIAEPGSRGLITANGGYLTKHSFGVYGTEPPSHEFRWEDVQQKVDAEPTRAAEVEWSGVGTVETWTTPFDREGEPEKAFLAVRTPADTRTLAVLTDRSEARASVDEDIAGAKVTVRADGTATLG, from the coding sequence ATGACCATTGATCCCAGGACCCCGGTGCTCGTCGGTTTCGGCCAGACCAACCAGCGCGAGGAGAGCGCGACGACCGAGCCCGTCGACCTCATGGAGGCCGCCGCTCGCGCCGCCGCCGACCCGCGCGTGCTGGCCGCCGTCGACTCGGTACGGATCGTCAACCTGCTGTCCTGGCGGTACCGCGATCCCGGTCTGCTGTTGGCGCAGCGCATCGGGGCGGCCTCGGCGGCCACCCGCTACACCCCGATCGGTGGCAACGTGCCGCAGTCGCTGGTCAACCAGGCGTGCCTCGACATCCAGCAGGGGCGCAACGATGTGGTCCTGATCAGCGGCGGTGAAACGTGGCGCAGCCGAACCCGGTTGCGGGCCCGCGGTGAAAAGCTCACCGGCACAAAGCAGGACGAGTCGGTGCCGCTCGCGCCGGGCTCCGATGAGGAGTTCGCGCTTGCCGGCCCCGGCGAGCTGCGCATCCATCTGGACCGGCCGTCGTTCGTGTACCCGATGTTCGAGCAGGCCTTGCGCATCGCCGCCGGCGCCGCACCAGTCGAGCACCAGCGACGGATCGGCGAACTGTGGTCACGCTTCAGCGCGGTCGCGGCGACCAACCCGCACGCCTGGAACCGGGAGCCGCTGTCCGCCGAGGAGATTGCCAACCCGGGACCGAAGAACCGGATGATCAGCACGCCCTACACCAAGCTGATGAACTCGAACAATATGGTCGATCAGGGTGCCGCCCTGATCCTGATGTCCGCGGAGAAGGCCACCTATCTCCAGATACCCACCGAGCGTTGGGTTTTCCCGTACGCCGGCACCGACGCGCACGACACCTACGAGATCAGCCACCGCGCCGAGTTCCATGGCTCACCTGCTATTCGGATCGGGGGACTGACCGCGCTGGAACTGGCGCAGACCGATCTCGCCGATATCGCGTTGGTCGACGTCTATTCGTGCTTCCCGTCGGCGGTGCAGGTCGCGGCCAACGAACTCGGACTGGCTCTCGATGACCCGCGCCGGCCGCTGACCGTGACCGGCGGGCTGACCTTCGCCGGCGGACCGTGGAACAACTACGTGACACATTCGATCGCGACGATGGCCGAGCGGCTGATCGCCGAACCGGGCAGTCGGGGCCTGATCACCGCCAACGGTGGCTATCTCACCAAGCACAGCTTCGGGGTGTACGGGACCGAGCCGCCGAGCCACGAATTCCGTTGGGAGGACGTGCAGCAGAAGGTGGACGCCGAACCCACCCGGGCCGCCGAGGTCGAGTGGTCCGGCGTCGGCACGGTGGAGACGTGGACGACGCCGTTCGATCGTGAGGGCGAACCGGAGAAGGCGTTCCTGGCAGTGCGCACCCCCGCTGACACGCGCACACTGGCGGTGCTCACCGATCGCTCCGAGGCGCGGGCCAGCGTGGACGAGGACATCGCCGGGGCGAAGGTCACCGTGCGCGCCGACGGCACGGCGACGCTGGGCTGA
- a CDS encoding aldehyde dehydrogenase has protein sequence MSTASIFIDGEFRSASKSTPVIEAATEQQLGLGSAATESEVDAAVAAARSALIGWQRTPATERAAILRRFADALQQRGPDTHTLCSRENGMPIRLSKGANGLYPALLLRYYADLVDRGADEETRPAAIGHTIVRREPVGVVAAITPWNYPQALAAMKIAPALAAGCTMVLKAAPETALDALVFAEAARAAGLPAGVLNVLAGGPQAGAHLVSHPGVDKVAFTGSTAAGRAIAETCGRLLRPVTLELGGKSAAIILDDANLEATVKGLRSASFVNNGQTCHLSSRILAPRSRYDEVVDAVAALADGLVVGDPLQKSTDIGPLVSKRQQQRVLEYIEVGRSEAKLVAGGAVPADQPQGWFVAPTVFADVDNSARIAQEEIFGPVLTVIPYGSDQEAIDIANDSEFGLGGTVWSQDVERATEIARAVHTGTIGVNEYQLDVNAPFGGVKASGLGRELGPEGLAAYQVLKSIYRVGPA, from the coding sequence ATGAGCACCGCATCTATCTTCATCGACGGCGAGTTCCGTTCGGCATCGAAGTCGACCCCGGTGATCGAGGCGGCCACCGAGCAACAGCTCGGACTGGGTTCGGCGGCAACCGAATCCGAGGTCGACGCCGCGGTGGCGGCGGCGCGGTCCGCGCTGATCGGATGGCAACGGACACCGGCCACCGAACGCGCGGCGATCCTGCGGCGCTTTGCCGACGCCCTGCAACAGCGCGGACCCGACACCCACACGCTGTGTTCGCGCGAGAACGGGATGCCCATCCGGTTGTCCAAGGGTGCCAATGGCCTCTACCCCGCGCTGCTGCTGCGCTACTACGCCGACCTCGTCGACCGCGGTGCCGACGAGGAGACCAGGCCCGCAGCCATCGGACACACCATCGTGCGCCGCGAGCCGGTCGGGGTGGTCGCCGCGATCACACCGTGGAACTATCCGCAGGCCCTCGCCGCCATGAAGATCGCGCCGGCGCTGGCCGCCGGCTGCACCATGGTGCTCAAGGCCGCTCCCGAAACCGCCCTGGACGCATTGGTGTTCGCCGAGGCGGCCCGAGCGGCCGGGTTGCCTGCAGGGGTGCTCAACGTGCTGGCCGGTGGGCCGCAGGCCGGGGCGCATCTGGTGTCACACCCCGGGGTGGACAAGGTCGCCTTCACCGGTTCGACCGCCGCCGGGCGGGCCATCGCCGAGACGTGCGGCCGACTGCTGCGTCCGGTCACGCTCGAACTGGGCGGCAAATCGGCTGCGATCATCCTCGACGACGCCAACCTGGAAGCCACCGTCAAAGGTCTGCGTTCGGCCTCGTTCGTGAACAACGGTCAGACCTGTCACCTGAGTTCGCGGATCCTGGCCCCACGCTCGCGTTACGACGAGGTGGTCGACGCCGTCGCCGCCCTGGCCGACGGACTGGTGGTCGGTGACCCGCTGCAGAAGTCCACCGATATCGGGCCGCTGGTCAGCAAGCGTCAGCAGCAGCGCGTACTGGAGTACATCGAGGTGGGCCGGTCTGAGGCCAAACTGGTTGCCGGCGGCGCGGTTCCGGCCGATCAACCGCAGGGCTGGTTCGTGGCGCCGACGGTGTTCGCCGACGTCGACAACTCGGCGCGCATCGCCCAGGAGGAGATCTTCGGCCCGGTGCTCACGGTGATCCCGTACGGCTCGGACCAGGAGGCTATCGATATCGCCAACGACAGCGAGTTCGGCCTCGGCGGCACGGTGTGGTCCCAGGATGTCGAACGCGCCACCGAGATCGCGCGCGCCGTCCACACCGGCACCATCGGCGTCAACGAGTATCAGCTCGATGTGAACGCACCCTTCGGGGGCGTCAAGGCCAGCGGCCTGGGTCGCGAGCTCGGACCCGAGGGGCTGGCCGCCTATCAGGTGCTCAAGTCGATCTACCGCGTCGGCCCCGCCTGA
- a CDS encoding CaiB/BaiF CoA-transferase family protein: MTAGQVLLDGVRVLDAAGPDGAAVTRLLADLGADVLKVDALRVDVPGRDDSLAPPLVESLSVPHTLDNANKRCLSLDPAADTDRDRFHELVAGADILVADGRLAAEFGATAAELADRHHDLVAMTITDFGADGPYRSWSGTDAVFYAMSTALSRSGPATGTPVLPPVGIASATAAAQAAWAVLAAYYHRLRHGGGEHIDFSRFEAVVQALDPPFGSQGQAAAGLKRTGGWRGRPRNQQIYPTFRCRDGYVRICLLSPRQWRGMRAWLGEPAEFADPEFDSIAARFAATERLNALIGALFAEHTMAHLVEQGQSRGVPIAAVQTPAEALASDHLRTVGALTSLSVAPDASVTVPVGPFVVDGQHRGLRRPAVADAGAQWLGAPNALGRPQKQGVRPFDGLRILDLGVIVAGGELGRLYADLGARVVKVESAAYPDGLRQTAPGQPMSASWALTHRNELSFGVDLRTPEGAEIFTKLVSRTDLVFANFKPGTLAGLGFSFEKLQQINPRLVLAESSAFGDTGPWSAQMGYGPLVRATTGVTRLWRAAGGREDSSAAFFDATTVFPDHVAARITAIATLAALIGRERTGTGAHVHISQAEVAINQLAVAYVAEAAARSGLALTADPAVHAVCPCAGDDEWCVISVRDQTDRDTLAALIGIDLPTEAAALTAILGAYTSGRDKHELTEQLQRAGIPAGPMNRPADVLDDVQLQFRSLYTDLEHPLFDEPMPSETGPAPYRRIPRGELRPAPTAGQHTRDIAHRALGLDISEIDRLIADGVLFESAPVATPTDARNTL, encoded by the coding sequence GTGACGGCGGGGCAGGTGCTGCTCGACGGAGTCCGCGTTCTCGACGCCGCCGGGCCCGACGGTGCAGCGGTCACCCGGCTGCTCGCCGATCTGGGTGCCGACGTCCTCAAGGTCGACGCCCTGCGGGTCGATGTGCCCGGTCGCGATGACAGTCTGGCACCGCCCCTGGTGGAATCCCTGAGTGTCCCGCACACGCTGGACAACGCCAACAAGCGGTGCCTGTCGCTGGATCCGGCGGCCGATACCGACCGCGACCGGTTCCACGAGCTGGTCGCGGGGGCCGACATCCTGGTGGCCGACGGCCGACTCGCCGCCGAGTTCGGCGCCACCGCCGCCGAACTCGCCGATCGCCACCACGACCTCGTGGCCATGACGATCACCGACTTCGGTGCCGACGGACCGTACCGGAGCTGGTCCGGTACCGACGCGGTCTTCTACGCGATGTCGACGGCGCTGTCGCGCTCCGGACCCGCCACCGGCACCCCGGTACTTCCGCCGGTGGGGATCGCTTCGGCGACGGCCGCCGCTCAGGCCGCCTGGGCGGTACTGGCCGCCTACTACCACCGCCTGCGCCACGGTGGAGGCGAGCACATCGACTTCTCCCGATTCGAGGCGGTGGTCCAGGCCCTCGATCCGCCCTTCGGTTCCCAGGGACAGGCCGCGGCCGGACTCAAACGCACCGGCGGATGGCGTGGACGCCCGAGAAACCAGCAGATCTACCCGACGTTCCGATGCCGCGACGGTTACGTCCGCATCTGCCTTCTCTCGCCTCGGCAGTGGCGCGGGATGCGGGCCTGGCTCGGCGAGCCCGCGGAGTTCGCGGACCCCGAGTTCGACTCGATCGCCGCCCGGTTCGCCGCCACCGAACGGCTCAATGCGCTGATCGGTGCGCTGTTCGCCGAGCACACGATGGCCCACCTGGTTGAGCAGGGGCAATCGCGCGGGGTGCCCATCGCGGCGGTGCAGACTCCGGCCGAGGCGCTGGCATCCGATCATCTGCGCACCGTCGGAGCCCTGACATCGCTGTCGGTGGCCCCCGACGCGTCGGTGACGGTGCCGGTCGGACCCTTCGTCGTCGACGGGCAGCACCGCGGGCTGAGGCGGCCCGCGGTGGCCGATGCCGGGGCACAGTGGCTCGGTGCACCCAACGCGTTGGGGCGCCCGCAGAAGCAGGGTGTGCGGCCGTTCGACGGTTTGCGGATCCTGGACCTCGGCGTCATCGTCGCCGGCGGCGAACTGGGGCGGCTGTATGCCGATCTCGGCGCGCGTGTGGTGAAGGTGGAAAGCGCTGCCTATCCCGACGGGCTGCGCCAAACCGCACCGGGGCAGCCCATGAGTGCATCCTGGGCGCTGACCCACCGCAATGAGCTCAGCTTCGGTGTCGATCTGCGCACCCCCGAGGGCGCCGAGATCTTCACCAAGCTGGTCAGTCGGACCGATTTGGTGTTCGCCAACTTCAAACCGGGAACCCTTGCCGGGCTTGGCTTCTCGTTCGAGAAGCTGCAGCAGATCAACCCGCGACTGGTGCTGGCGGAAAGCAGTGCGTTCGGCGATACGGGGCCGTGGAGTGCCCAGATGGGCTATGGGCCGCTGGTGCGCGCCACCACCGGTGTCACCCGGCTCTGGCGCGCCGCCGGGGGCCGGGAGGACAGTTCTGCGGCGTTCTTCGATGCCACCACGGTGTTCCCCGATCACGTCGCCGCCAGGATCACCGCCATCGCCACCCTGGCCGCGCTGATCGGCCGTGAACGCACCGGCACCGGCGCGCATGTGCACATTTCGCAGGCCGAGGTGGCGATCAACCAACTCGCGGTGGCCTATGTCGCTGAGGCCGCCGCCCGGTCCGGGCTCGCCCTCACCGCGGACCCTGCCGTGCACGCGGTGTGCCCCTGCGCCGGCGACGACGAATGGTGCGTCATCTCGGTGCGTGATCAGACCGACCGCGACACGCTGGCCGCGCTGATCGGCATCGACCTGCCCACCGAGGCGGCCGCGCTGACGGCCATTCTCGGTGCCTACACCAGCGGGCGTGACAAGCACGAGCTCACCGAGCAACTGCAGCGGGCCGGCATCCCGGCCGGGCCGATGAACCGCCCCGCCGATGTCCTCGACGATGTGCAGCTGCAATTCCGGTCGCTCTACACCGATCTGGAGCATCCGCTGTTCGACGAACCGATGCCCAGCGAGACCGGGCCCGCGCCCTATCGGCGGATACCGCGCGGCGAGCTGCGCCCGGCGCCGACGGCGGGGCAGCACACCCGCGATATCGCCCACCGCGCACTCGGACTCGACATATCCGAGATCGACCGGTTGATCGCCGATGGTGTTCTCTTCGAGAGCGCACCGGTCGCCACCCCCACCGACGCGAGGAACACGTTATGA
- a CDS encoding CPBP family intramembrane glutamic endopeptidase: MSDAGAVVSPIDSPAHPLVGQPSALQRFRVYIDVGIVVTVLVATNLVAHFTTPWANIAIVPAAAVGLVILVRSRGLGWSELGLGREQWRSGAGYALAAVGIVLAVIAIGVALPWTRPMFMNNHYATLSGALIASMVIIPLQTVIPEELAFRGVLHGALDRAWGFRGVAAAGSLLFGLWHIASSFGLTSGNVGFTRILGGGVFGMVAGIVGAVIVTGAAGFVFTWLRRRSGSLIAPIALHWSLNGMGALAAALVWHASS; encoded by the coding sequence ATGTCTGACGCCGGCGCGGTGGTTTCACCGATCGATTCGCCTGCCCACCCGCTGGTTGGGCAGCCTTCTGCGTTGCAGCGCTTCCGGGTGTACATCGACGTGGGAATCGTCGTCACCGTTCTGGTGGCCACCAATCTCGTCGCCCATTTCACCACCCCGTGGGCCAATATCGCGATCGTCCCCGCCGCCGCGGTCGGCCTGGTGATCCTGGTGCGCTCCCGGGGGCTGGGCTGGTCGGAGCTGGGTCTCGGGCGCGAACAGTGGCGCTCGGGCGCCGGCTACGCACTGGCCGCCGTCGGGATCGTGCTCGCCGTGATCGCGATCGGTGTCGCGCTGCCGTGGACGCGACCGATGTTCATGAACAACCATTACGCCACGTTGTCCGGCGCGCTCATCGCGTCGATGGTGATCATCCCCCTGCAGACCGTCATCCCCGAGGAGCTCGCCTTCCGCGGGGTGCTGCACGGGGCCTTGGATCGCGCCTGGGGTTTCCGCGGCGTCGCAGCTGCCGGATCGCTGTTGTTCGGCCTCTGGCATATCGCCAGCTCGTTCGGCCTGACCAGTGGCAATGTCGGCTTCACCCGCATCCTCGGCGGCGGCGTGTTCGGCATGGTGGCCGGCATCGTCGGCGCCGTGATCGTCACCGGCGCCGCGGGTTTCGTGTTCACCTGGTTGCGGCGCCGCAGTGGCAGCCTCATCGCACCTATCGCGCTGCACTGGTCGCTCAATGGGATGGGCGCCCTGGCAGCGGCGCTGGTGTGGCACGCCTCCAGCTGA
- a CDS encoding helix-turn-helix domain-containing protein — protein MVRLPLTAEQLAAGKRIGEQLRHARGERTLAEVAASAGISPETLRKIETGRLATPAFTTVAALARVLPVSLDELADSCLFPVDLEHAG, from the coding sequence ATGGTGCGCCTTCCGCTGACAGCCGAACAGCTCGCCGCCGGTAAACGCATCGGCGAGCAACTCCGCCACGCACGTGGCGAGCGGACGCTGGCCGAGGTGGCGGCATCGGCCGGGATCTCACCGGAAACGCTGCGCAAGATCGAGACCGGGCGGTTGGCGACGCCGGCATTCACCACCGTGGCCGCGTTGGCGCGGGTGCTACCGGTGTCGCTGGACGAGCTGGCCGACAGCTGCCTGTTTCCCGTAGATCTGGAGCACGCCGGCTGA
- the map gene encoding type I methionyl aminopeptidase produces the protein MVELKTAQEVDAMAVTGAFIAALLDDLAGRARPGVNLLDLELRARDLIAERGAQSCYWDYAPSFGRGPFRNVICLSVNDAVLHGLPHDHTLADGDLLTMDIAVSIDGWVADSARSIIVGTPRTEDLRLIEATERALAAGIAAAVPGNRLGDISAAIGSVAADYGYPVNTDFGGHGLGRTMHEDPHVPNIGRAGRGLKLRPGLTLALEPWLAAGTVRIVYDPDGWTIRSADGSRTAHSEHTIAVTDGAPRVLTARS, from the coding sequence ATGGTGGAACTGAAGACAGCACAGGAAGTCGACGCGATGGCGGTCACCGGGGCGTTCATCGCCGCCCTTCTCGACGACCTCGCCGGGCGGGCCCGGCCCGGAGTCAATCTGCTGGACCTCGAACTGCGCGCCCGCGACCTCATCGCCGAACGCGGCGCGCAGTCCTGTTACTGGGACTACGCACCCTCCTTCGGCCGCGGACCGTTCCGCAATGTGATCTGCCTGTCCGTCAACGACGCAGTGCTGCACGGTCTTCCGCACGACCACACCCTCGCCGACGGCGACCTGCTCACCATGGACATTGCGGTATCGATCGATGGCTGGGTGGCCGACTCGGCCCGCAGCATCATCGTCGGCACCCCCAGGACCGAGGACCTGCGGCTGATCGAGGCCACCGAGCGCGCACTGGCCGCCGGTATCGCTGCGGCCGTGCCGGGAAACCGACTCGGCGACATCTCCGCGGCCATCGGGAGCGTCGCGGCCGACTACGGCTACCCGGTGAACACCGACTTCGGCGGACACGGGTTGGGCCGCACCATGCACGAGGACCCCCACGTGCCCAATATCGGCCGGGCCGGGCGCGGCCTGAAATTACGCCCGGGCCTGACATTGGCGCTGGAACCGTGGCTGGCCGCCGGCACCGTCCGGATCGTCTACGACCCGGACGGTTGGACCATTCGGTCCGCCGACGGCTCCCGCACCGCGCACAGCGAACACACCATTGCCGTCACCGACGGCGCGCCCCGGGTGCTCACCGCGCGCAGCTGA
- a CDS encoding GlsB/YeaQ/YmgE family stress response membrane protein yields the protein MDMLAATEVLARSTTQTSVGWIGYIIIGAIAGWIAGKLVKGTGSGILMNIVIGIVGALIGGFLLSFFLDTAGGGWWFTLFTAVLGSVILLWIVGLVTKKS from the coding sequence ATGGACATGCTGGCGGCAACAGAAGTTCTGGCCCGCTCGACCACCCAGACGAGCGTGGGGTGGATCGGCTACATCATCATCGGCGCCATCGCAGGCTGGATCGCTGGAAAGCTCGTCAAGGGCACCGGATCCGGGATCTTGATGAACATCGTCATCGGCATCGTCGGTGCGCTCATCGGCGGTTTCCTGCTCAGCTTCTTCCTCGACACCGCCGGTGGCGGATGGTGGTTCACGTTGTTCACCGCGGTGCTGGGTTCGGTGATCCTGTTGTGGATCGTCGGGCTCGTCACCAAGAAGTCGTAG
- a CDS encoding alanine and proline-rich secreted protein Apa encodes MDQSDVNSSHRRRRTAGLLAAAAAGATAAALTLPVAVSHAEPVPAPPPPVPAEPAPAPGTPAPAPGAPAPTPLPPGVPPPPADPNAPPVDPNAPPPPAPEPGRVDNAAGGFSYVVPEGWRVADATQLSYGQALLTKIPPAGTEQPANDTSVLLGRLDLKLFAGSEADNAKAATRLASDMGEFFMPFPGTRLGQESAPLTAGDLTGSASYYEVKFTDTNKPNGQIWSGVVGTPVAAGTRGQRAPERWFVVWLGTANNPVDKAAAVNLAQSIRPWSPPPPPPPPDPNAPPPPPDPNAPPPDPNAPPPRPAVGVPVPVDPNSAPGMLPPA; translated from the coding sequence ATGGATCAGTCGGACGTGAATTCCTCACACCGCAGGCGCCGCACCGCCGGGTTGCTCGCGGCTGCCGCGGCCGGGGCGACAGCCGCCGCGCTGACGCTGCCGGTGGCGGTCTCGCATGCCGAACCTGTTCCTGCGCCGCCGCCGCCGGTACCTGCCGAGCCGGCGCCGGCTCCCGGCACGCCCGCACCGGCTCCTGGGGCGCCCGCACCGACCCCGTTGCCGCCGGGGGTGCCACCACCGCCCGCTGATCCGAACGCGCCGCCGGTGGACCCCAATGCGCCACCGCCGCCCGCACCGGAGCCCGGCCGGGTCGACAACGCGGCCGGCGGTTTCAGCTATGTCGTGCCCGAGGGCTGGAGGGTCGCCGACGCCACCCAGTTGTCGTACGGCCAGGCGCTGCTGACCAAGATTCCGCCGGCAGGCACCGAACAGCCGGCCAATGACACCAGCGTGCTGCTCGGCAGGCTCGACCTGAAGCTCTTCGCCGGTTCCGAAGCCGACAATGCCAAGGCCGCGACCAGGTTGGCCTCGGATATGGGTGAATTCTTCATGCCTTTCCCCGGGACCCGGCTCGGCCAGGAGAGCGCCCCGCTGACCGCAGGTGATCTCACCGGGTCCGCGTCCTACTACGAGGTCAAATTCACCGATACCAACAAGCCCAACGGGCAGATCTGGTCCGGGGTCGTCGGCACGCCGGTGGCTGCGGGCACCCGTGGGCAGCGTGCTCCCGAGCGTTGGTTCGTCGTGTGGCTGGGAACGGCCAACAACCCGGTCGACAAGGCGGCTGCCGTGAATCTCGCGCAGTCGATCAGGCCGTGGTCGCCACCTCCGCCTCCGCCGCCGCCGGACCCCAACGCGCCTCCGCCGCCGCCGGATCCGAACGCGCCGCCGCCGGACCCGAATGCGCCGCCGCCGCGTCCCGCCGTGGGTGTGCCGGTCCCGGTGGATCCGAACTCAGCTCCGGGGATGCTGCCGCCGGCCTGA
- a CDS encoding SDR family oxidoreductase — MHVLLTGGDTDLGRQIAGGFREAGHDVLIAGSRRAELEVAAKELDVDFVVLDNIDPASLEAARGSLPQHLDGIVNVPAPRWDAGDPRTHSLAERAATWRHALDTTVLSAVLTVTVLGDQLSSGGSILNIVPENPAEGSADAAIKAALSNWTAGQAAHFGIRGITINTIAAGRSAEAGYPGADPEPGSTAAEISRLALFLTTPAARHITGETLHVSQGALAQFG, encoded by the coding sequence ATGCACGTGTTGCTCACCGGTGGCGACACCGACCTCGGCCGTCAGATCGCCGGAGGTTTCCGGGAAGCCGGCCACGATGTCCTGATCGCCGGCTCGCGGCGCGCGGAGCTCGAGGTGGCCGCCAAGGAACTCGACGTCGATTTCGTCGTCCTCGACAACATCGATCCGGCCAGCCTCGAAGCCGCGCGCGGATCCCTCCCCCAGCATCTGGACGGCATCGTCAACGTTCCCGCACCGCGCTGGGACGCAGGCGATCCTCGGACGCACTCGCTGGCCGAGCGCGCCGCCACCTGGCGGCATGCGCTGGACACCACAGTCCTCTCGGCGGTGCTGACCGTGACCGTCCTCGGCGATCAGCTGAGCTCCGGCGGATCGATCCTCAATATCGTTCCCGAGAACCCAGCAGAGGGCAGCGCCGACGCCGCGATCAAGGCCGCCCTGTCGAACTGGACCGCGGGCCAGGCCGCCCACTTCGGCATTCGCGGCATCACCATCAACACCATCGCCGCGGGCCGCAGCGCCGAGGCAGGCTACCCGGGGGCCGACCCGGAGCCGGGCTCGACTGCCGCCGAGATCAGCCGGCTGGCACTGTTCCTCACCACACCGGCCGCCCGCCACATCACGGGCGAAACGCTGCACGTGAGCCAGGGCGCGCTGGCACAGTTCGGCTGA
- a CDS encoding LLM class F420-dependent oxidoreductase: MAIRLGLQIPNFSYGTGISELFPTVIAQAREAEDAGFDSVFVMDHFYQLPGLGAPEEPMLEAYTTLGALATATERVQLGTLVTGNTYRNPTVLAKEITTLDVISQGRAILGIGTGWFELEHDSLGFEFGTFTDRFKKLDEALSIIIPMIKGERVTVDGTYYRTNEAFANPRFRDHIPLMIGGSGEKKTIPLAARHFDHLNIIAGFDELPRKLDVVRARCEEIDRDPATLETSMLVVALIGEQFTADMIPDDFKQQAVFGSPEQIAEQLKEKVYDVGVDGVILSPATMGGYVPGGVTGVAEALKPLISG, from the coding sequence ATGGCGATTCGACTTGGACTCCAGATCCCCAACTTCTCCTACGGCACCGGCATCTCCGAGCTTTTCCCGACCGTGATCGCGCAGGCCCGCGAGGCCGAAGATGCCGGTTTCGACTCGGTCTTCGTGATGGACCACTTCTACCAACTGCCCGGACTCGGCGCCCCCGAGGAGCCGATGCTGGAGGCGTACACCACCCTCGGCGCCCTCGCGACGGCCACCGAACGGGTCCAGCTGGGAACGCTGGTCACGGGCAACACCTATCGCAATCCGACGGTGCTGGCCAAGGAGATCACCACGCTCGACGTGATCAGCCAGGGCCGCGCCATACTCGGTATCGGCACCGGGTGGTTCGAGCTCGAACACGACAGCCTGGGTTTCGAGTTCGGCACCTTCACCGATCGGTTCAAGAAGCTCGACGAGGCGTTGAGCATCATCATCCCGATGATCAAGGGTGAGCGTGTCACCGTCGACGGCACCTACTACCGCACCAACGAAGCGTTCGCCAATCCCCGTTTCCGCGACCACATTCCGCTGATGATCGGGGGCAGCGGCGAGAAGAAGACCATCCCGTTGGCCGCGCGGCACTTCGACCACCTCAACATCATCGCCGGCTTCGACGAGCTACCCCGCAAGCTCGATGTCGTGCGGGCCAGATGCGAGGAGATCGACCGCGACCCGGCGACGCTGGAGACCAGCATGCTGGTCGTCGCGCTGATCGGCGAGCAGTTCACCGCCGACATGATCCCGGACGATTTCAAGCAGCAGGCCGTGTTCGGCAGTCCCGAGCAGATCGCCGAACAGCTCAAGGAAAAGGTGTACGACGTCGGGGTCGACGGCGTCATCCTGAGCCCGGCGACCATGGGCGGATACGTCCCCGGCGGAGTCACTGGTGTGGCCGAGGCGCTGAAACCCCTGATCTCGGGGTAG